The following proteins come from a genomic window of Gordonia westfalica:
- a CDS encoding SDR family NAD(P)-dependent oxidoreductase, which translates to MSYPTDRPATWFVTGASRGLGLELVTQLLQRGDNVAATTRSSGRLTDALADVDTSRLLPLEVSLADEADVKAAVAATGEHFGGIDVVVNNAGYGFLTAVEEVTDAEAREMFDVQIFGVWNVLRAALPQMRARRSGHIINVSSILGLTTFPGWGLYCAGKFALEGLTESLAAEVADFDIAVNLIEPGYMRTDFLRPTSLGLPESTVDAYPAIREMTRAHQAMPGTQLGEPARAASAIITVAVAGGAPMHQLLGSDSLEFADARLEALRTEFDAAKELAVTSDNQD; encoded by the coding sequence ATGAGCTACCCCACCGATCGTCCGGCAACCTGGTTCGTCACCGGCGCCTCGCGCGGCCTCGGTCTGGAGCTGGTCACGCAGCTGCTGCAGCGCGGCGACAACGTCGCGGCCACCACTCGCTCCTCCGGTCGGCTGACCGACGCTCTTGCCGATGTCGACACGAGCCGCCTTCTCCCGCTTGAGGTCTCGCTCGCGGACGAGGCCGACGTCAAGGCCGCGGTTGCGGCCACCGGGGAACACTTCGGCGGCATCGACGTGGTCGTCAACAACGCGGGCTACGGCTTCCTCACCGCGGTCGAGGAAGTGACCGACGCCGAGGCCCGCGAGATGTTCGACGTCCAGATCTTCGGAGTCTGGAACGTACTCCGCGCCGCGCTCCCACAGATGCGGGCACGCCGCAGCGGCCACATCATCAATGTGTCGTCGATCCTCGGTCTGACGACCTTCCCCGGTTGGGGCCTGTACTGCGCCGGCAAGTTCGCGTTGGAAGGTCTCACCGAGTCGCTGGCCGCCGAGGTCGCGGACTTCGACATCGCCGTGAACCTGATCGAACCCGGATACATGCGGACCGACTTCCTGCGACCCACGTCGCTGGGCCTGCCGGAGTCCACGGTCGACGCCTACCCCGCCATCCGCGAGATGACCCGGGCACACCAGGCGATGCCCGGCACCCAGCTCGGCGAGCCGGCCCGCGCGGCGTCGGCGATCATCACCGTCGCCGTCGCGGGCGGCGCCCCGATGCACCAGCTCCTCGGGTCGGACTCCCTCGAGTTCGCCGACGCCCGCCTCGAGGCGCTGCGTACCGAGTTCGACGCCGCGAAAGAACTCGCGGTGACCTCCGATAACCAGGACTGA
- the poxB gene encoding ubiquinone-dependent pyruvate dehydrogenase — MPTTVAERIVEELERAGVQRVHGLPGDSLNGLTDALRTTESITWQHVRHEEAAAFAASAEAALTGELAVCAGSCGPGNLHLINGLFDAHRSRVPVLAIAAHIPGAEIGSGYFQETHPEQLFRECSAFCEMVSTPDQMPRLLDVALRTAVEQRDVAVLVIPGEVFLKPCPKRRAGAPIRQVPRVVRPTDADVTRTADTLNAAQRVTILAGAGVQGAHDEVVELARALQAPVVHALRGKEFIEYDNPYDVGMTGLLGFSSGYRAIEKCDTLLMLGTDFPYQQFYPSKATIIQVDIRGEQIGRRCPVDIPLVGDVGDTVRALLPLISADRDPEHLTASLAHYTKARRRLDELADNDRNRPPIHPQYLTRLISEKASADAVFIPDVGSPVVWAARYLVMNGARRLIGSFNHGSMANAVSQAIGAQSAYPDRQIIALAGDGGLTMLLGELLTITQNKLPVKIVVYNNSSLNFVELEMKAAGFVTYGTDLENPDFAKLAESVGIHGRKVEQPDDLAGAVDDFLAHDGPALLDVTTARQELSIPPTITAAQAKGFTLYALRTVMSGRGDELVDLAETNVFRRLFD, encoded by the coding sequence ATGCCGACAACAGTCGCCGAGAGGATCGTCGAAGAGCTCGAACGTGCCGGAGTGCAGCGTGTGCACGGGCTTCCGGGCGATTCCCTCAACGGTCTCACCGACGCCCTGCGCACCACCGAATCCATCACCTGGCAACACGTCCGCCACGAGGAGGCCGCCGCCTTCGCCGCGTCCGCCGAAGCCGCGCTCACCGGCGAACTCGCGGTCTGCGCGGGCAGTTGCGGTCCGGGCAATCTCCACCTGATCAACGGACTCTTCGACGCCCATCGCAGCCGTGTCCCGGTGCTCGCGATCGCCGCCCACATCCCCGGGGCGGAGATCGGGAGCGGCTACTTCCAGGAAACCCATCCTGAACAGCTCTTCCGCGAGTGCAGCGCGTTCTGCGAGATGGTCAGCACCCCCGATCAGATGCCGCGGCTGCTCGACGTCGCGTTGCGAACCGCCGTCGAACAACGCGACGTGGCCGTGCTCGTGATCCCCGGTGAGGTTTTCCTCAAGCCGTGTCCCAAACGGCGCGCCGGCGCTCCGATCCGCCAGGTACCGCGCGTGGTCCGCCCCACCGACGCGGACGTGACCCGTACCGCGGACACGCTGAACGCCGCCCAGCGGGTCACGATCCTCGCCGGAGCCGGTGTCCAGGGCGCACACGACGAGGTCGTCGAACTCGCCCGGGCATTGCAGGCGCCGGTGGTGCATGCGTTACGCGGCAAGGAGTTCATCGAATACGACAACCCGTATGACGTGGGAATGACCGGGCTGCTGGGCTTTTCGTCGGGCTATCGCGCGATCGAGAAATGCGACACCCTGCTGATGCTGGGCACCGACTTCCCGTACCAGCAGTTCTATCCGTCCAAGGCGACCATCATCCAGGTCGACATCCGCGGCGAACAGATCGGGCGACGCTGCCCGGTCGACATTCCGTTGGTCGGCGACGTCGGCGACACGGTGCGCGCACTGCTCCCGCTGATCTCGGCAGACCGCGATCCGGAACACCTGACGGCCTCACTCGCCCACTACACCAAGGCGCGCCGTCGCCTGGACGAACTGGCCGACAACGACCGGAACCGGCCACCGATCCATCCGCAGTACCTCACCCGGCTCATCAGTGAAAAGGCGAGCGCGGACGCCGTCTTCATCCCCGATGTCGGCTCTCCTGTCGTGTGGGCCGCGCGATATCTGGTGATGAACGGCGCCCGCCGCCTGATCGGCTCCTTCAACCACGGGTCGATGGCGAATGCGGTGTCGCAGGCGATCGGCGCGCAGTCCGCCTACCCCGATCGTCAGATCATCGCGCTCGCCGGTGACGGCGGACTCACAATGCTGCTCGGCGAGTTGCTCACCATCACCCAGAACAAGCTGCCGGTGAAGATCGTCGTCTACAACAACTCGTCGTTGAACTTCGTCGAGCTCGAGATGAAGGCGGCCGGATTCGTCACTTACGGAACCGATCTGGAGAACCCCGACTTCGCGAAGCTCGCAGAATCCGTCGGCATCCACGGCCGCAAGGTCGAGCAACCCGACGACCTCGCCGGTGCCGTCGACGATTTCCTCGCCCACGACGGCCCGGCGTTGCTCGACGTGACGACGGCCCGACAGGAACTGTCGATCCCGCCGACCATCACCGCCGCACAGGCCAAGGGGTTCACCCTCTACGCTCTGCGGACCGTCATGTCCGGCCGCGGCGACGAACTCGTCGATCTCGCCGAGACCAACGTGTTCCGGCGGTTGTTCGACTGA
- a CDS encoding nitroreductase family deazaflavin-dependent oxidoreductase, with protein sequence MSANAELSPEGWVREQTEKILEQGTTDGVQVMDRPIVLFTTTGAKSGKKRYVPLMRVEENGKYAMVASKGGAPEHPAWYFNVKANPRVTVQDGTEVKELTAREISGDERAHWWELAVAAYPPYAEYQTKTDRQIPVFVLE encoded by the coding sequence ATGAGTGCCAACGCAGAATTGAGTCCTGAAGGCTGGGTCCGCGAGCAGACCGAGAAGATCCTGGAGCAGGGCACCACCGATGGTGTCCAGGTGATGGATCGTCCCATCGTGCTGTTCACCACCACCGGCGCGAAGTCGGGCAAGAAGCGGTACGTGCCGCTCATGCGTGTGGAGGAGAACGGAAAGTACGCGATGGTCGCCTCCAAGGGCGGGGCGCCCGAGCATCCTGCCTGGTACTTCAACGTCAAGGCCAACCCGCGTGTCACCGTGCAGGACGGGACCGAGGTCAAGGAACTGACCGCGCGTGAGATCAGCGGCGACGAGCGCGCCCACTGGTGGGAGCTCGCGGTCGCGGCCTACCCGCCCTACGCCGAGTACCAGACCAAGACCGACCGCCAGATCCCGGTGTTCGTTCTGGAGTGA
- a CDS encoding MBL fold metallo-hydrolase — MRQVLPDLWETATDHPFPGLTTHAYLWTSDRNALFYSVASAAEFDDLEKLGGVDDQYLSHQDEAGPVLRRIEDRFGATLHAPAPEVDRIGRYARVDIALAERYVDDNGVEVIPTPGHTPGSTCYLVPGDDGVRYLFTGDTLYVDASGRWTAGYLPFSDAATLAQSLHLLAHVEPDVVISSAFAGESAVHQVTEGEWSSHLEEALEGLAIASERR; from the coding sequence ATGCGACAGGTGCTACCCGACCTCTGGGAGACCGCGACCGACCACCCGTTCCCCGGCCTCACCACGCACGCCTATCTGTGGACATCCGACCGCAACGCGTTGTTCTACTCGGTGGCGTCCGCCGCCGAGTTCGACGACCTGGAAAAGCTGGGCGGCGTCGACGACCAGTATCTGTCCCACCAGGACGAAGCCGGTCCGGTGCTCCGCCGCATCGAAGACCGATTCGGGGCGACACTGCATGCTCCCGCCCCCGAGGTCGACCGGATCGGCCGGTACGCGCGCGTCGACATCGCGCTCGCCGAACGGTACGTCGACGACAACGGTGTCGAGGTGATCCCGACGCCCGGCCACACGCCCGGCAGCACCTGTTACCTCGTTCCCGGCGACGACGGCGTGCGCTACCTGTTCACCGGAGACACGTTGTACGTCGATGCGTCCGGGAGATGGACAGCCGGCTACCTACCGTTCAGTGATGCAGCGACTCTTGCGCAGAGTCTGCATCTACTGGCGCACGTGGAGCCCGACGTGGTCATCTCGAGTGCGTTCGCCGGCGAGTCGGCGGTGCATCAGGTCACCGAAGGGGAGTGGTCGAGTCATCTGGAGGAAGCCCTCGAGGGATTGGCGATCGCGTCCGAGAGGCGTTGA
- a CDS encoding cation diffusion facilitator family transporter: MTHLPRDPHANEQPDHHAHGHPHHHDHPHRHGFTGVIAEIFAPHSHDAADSVDSALESSRAGIRAVKISLVVLGVTALAQAGVVAVSGSIALAADTIHNFSDALTAVPLWIAFAMGTRRATRRYTYGFGRVEDLAGLFVVAMIALSVIIAGYEAIGRLMNPRPIEHVGWVALAGLVGFIGNEWVALYRIRVGRRIGSAALVADGLHARTDGFTSLAVLLSAAGAAVGIPLADPIIGLLITVAILAVLRTAVRNVFRRLLDGVDPALVETAEKTLAERPGVLAVRSVRMRWIGHRLHADAELDVDPNLRLTEAHTIAHDAEHELTHAVPKLASALIHAYPAHDDHEHPISTHP; encoded by the coding sequence ATGACACATCTCCCCCGCGACCCGCATGCGAACGAGCAGCCTGACCACCATGCACACGGCCATCCGCATCACCACGACCACCCGCACCGACACGGCTTCACCGGGGTGATCGCCGAGATCTTCGCGCCGCATTCCCATGACGCCGCCGACAGCGTCGATTCCGCGCTCGAATCGTCGCGAGCGGGTATCCGAGCAGTGAAGATCAGCCTGGTGGTCCTGGGCGTCACCGCGCTGGCACAGGCCGGCGTCGTCGCCGTATCGGGCTCGATTGCACTGGCCGCCGACACGATTCACAACTTCTCGGATGCCCTCACCGCGGTACCGCTCTGGATCGCCTTCGCGATGGGCACCCGGCGAGCCACGCGCCGCTACACCTACGGGTTCGGGCGCGTCGAAGATCTGGCCGGCCTGTTCGTCGTCGCGATGATCGCGTTGTCGGTGATCATCGCCGGATACGAAGCCATCGGAAGACTCATGAATCCCCGCCCCATCGAACACGTCGGGTGGGTGGCGCTGGCCGGTCTCGTCGGCTTCATCGGCAACGAATGGGTGGCGCTGTACCGCATCCGGGTCGGCAGACGCATCGGTTCAGCCGCCCTCGTCGCCGACGGACTCCACGCACGCACAGACGGTTTCACGTCCCTTGCGGTGCTGCTCAGCGCAGCCGGTGCGGCAGTGGGGATTCCGCTCGCCGATCCGATCATCGGACTGCTGATCACGGTCGCCATCCTCGCGGTCCTGCGCACCGCGGTGCGAAACGTCTTCCGCCGCCTCCTCGACGGCGTGGACCCGGCACTCGTCGAGACCGCCGAGAAGACCCTCGCCGAACGTCCGGGAGTCCTGGCCGTCCGCAGCGTTCGCATGCGCTGGATCGGACATCGCCTCCACGCCGACGCCGAACTCGACGTCGATCCGAACCTACGGCTGACCGAGGCGCACACCATCGCGCACGACGCCGAACACGAACTGACCCATGCCGTTCCGAAGCTCGCCAGCGCGCTGATCCACGCTTATCCCGCACACGACGATCACGAGCACCCGATCAGTACTCACCCTTGA
- a CDS encoding maleylpyruvate isomerase family mycothiol-dependent enzyme, whose amino-acid sequence MDSDTLWNHVDEQRIDLAALIESLSDEHLATPSLCAGWTVRDVAVHLTQSHADARQVFPEAIRYGFRFNTMIREMAIRDRTTPPEAAEKLRAMVGSRRHPFGTNERAPLIDSLLHGQDITVPLGIDRPMPVDAAATAAQEIWDMTFPFFARRHNRGLRFVATDVDFAVGSGRVVEAPIRELLMCFGGRVPASPLHPSDGSDSGSRAG is encoded by the coding sequence ATGGACAGCGACACTCTCTGGAACCACGTCGACGAACAGCGAATCGACCTGGCCGCCCTGATCGAATCCCTCTCCGACGAGCATCTCGCCACGCCATCGCTGTGCGCGGGCTGGACCGTGCGCGACGTCGCGGTGCACCTCACGCAATCGCACGCCGACGCGCGTCAGGTGTTCCCCGAGGCCATCCGATACGGCTTCCGCTTCAACACGATGATCCGCGAAATGGCGATCCGCGACCGGACGACTCCACCCGAGGCCGCGGAGAAACTGCGTGCGATGGTCGGGTCACGTCGCCACCCGTTCGGGACCAACGAGCGAGCACCCCTCATCGACTCCCTGCTGCACGGCCAGGACATCACCGTTCCGCTCGGGATCGATCGTCCGATGCCGGTCGACGCCGCAGCAACTGCGGCACAGGAGATCTGGGACATGACGTTCCCCTTCTTCGCCCGTCGCCACAATCGGGGTCTACGCTTCGTGGCCACCGACGTCGACTTCGCGGTCGGGTCGGGGCGGGTCGTCGAAGCGCCGATCCGTGAGCTGCTGATGTGCTTCGGTGGGCGGGTCCCGGCGAGCCCCCTTCACCCCTCCGACGGCTCGGACTCCGGCTCCCGCGCCGGCTGA
- a CDS encoding oxygenase MpaB family protein, whose product MSAVLSHRTTEPGAPSFPSAVTYDAATSNRGLTRARALVRKVTGKDLYPEPDHLRTFAEDMFRTDPVAERFVDEVYGTLGPEAARALLDKALTEGLESIENPPPALVELFEEFETIPEWVDPALIAEGEEIWRRWGTGLFSVAGGITLEMYTEAAVAKPLSLAGGYAGDNALRRFLETSRFWIDVSQPGALLTPGSAGRATAMRVRVMHVWVRRTVAEHPEWDVERWGEPISQSYQLLTLLGGSVVPASALWLTGVQTTPREIRVLLHYQRYLGHLLGVRTQWFPETIADSLRLLAFVNTTRSYDAGAEGAELIESFPAAFANENAKGLKRIRGKYNAMMYAAYSTIYMMPTTRFRYDMPNPIPGLALILLRLPAVTLVETLRRVSPTFRRLHEKAMCRHRENWHDWQSSGRPAEFTHGKGLRR is encoded by the coding sequence GTGTCCGCCGTACTGTCGCATCGCACCACCGAGCCCGGCGCTCCCTCCTTCCCGAGCGCCGTCACCTACGACGCGGCGACGTCGAACCGGGGCCTGACCCGGGCGCGCGCCCTGGTCCGCAAGGTGACCGGCAAGGATCTCTACCCGGAGCCGGATCATCTGCGCACCTTCGCCGAGGACATGTTCCGCACCGACCCGGTGGCCGAACGGTTCGTCGACGAGGTCTACGGCACCCTCGGACCCGAGGCCGCCCGCGCACTGTTGGACAAGGCGCTCACCGAGGGACTCGAGAGCATCGAGAACCCGCCGCCCGCGCTGGTCGAGCTGTTCGAGGAGTTCGAGACCATTCCGGAGTGGGTCGATCCGGCGCTCATCGCCGAGGGTGAGGAGATCTGGCGCCGCTGGGGTACCGGCCTGTTCAGCGTCGCCGGCGGGATCACGCTGGAGATGTACACCGAGGCCGCGGTCGCCAAGCCGCTGTCACTGGCCGGCGGATACGCCGGCGACAACGCGCTGCGCCGATTCCTGGAGACCTCCCGGTTCTGGATCGACGTCTCCCAGCCCGGCGCGCTGCTGACGCCCGGATCAGCCGGACGCGCGACGGCCATGCGGGTCCGCGTGATGCATGTGTGGGTTCGACGCACCGTCGCCGAGCATCCCGAATGGGACGTCGAACGGTGGGGCGAGCCGATCAGCCAGTCGTATCAGCTGCTGACGCTGCTCGGCGGCAGCGTCGTACCGGCGTCGGCCCTGTGGCTGACCGGGGTCCAGACCACACCTCGAGAGATACGGGTCCTGCTGCACTATCAGCGCTACCTCGGACACCTGCTCGGCGTGCGCACCCAATGGTTCCCCGAGACCATCGCCGACTCGCTACGACTGCTGGCCTTCGTCAACACGACACGCAGCTACGACGCGGGTGCCGAAGGCGCCGAACTCATCGAGTCGTTCCCCGCCGCATTCGCCAACGAGAACGCCAAGGGCCTCAAACGCATCCGCGGCAAGTACAACGCCATGATGTACGCCGCCTACTCGACGATCTACATGATGCCGACGACGCGCTTTCGCTACGACATGCCCAACCCGATCCCGGGCCTCGCGCTGATCCTCCTGCGGCTGCCCGCGGTGACTCTCGTCGAGACACTGCGCCGGGTGTCCCCGACGTTCCGCCGCCTCCACGAGAAGGCGATGTGCCGGCATCGGGAGAATTGGCACGACTGGCAGTCGTCGGGCCGCCCGGCCGAGTTCACGCACGGCAAGGGGCTGCGACGCTGA
- a CDS encoding TetR/AcrR family transcriptional regulator, with protein MQTHEVDPAADAGLRPRRKRADAQRNVVALIDAARIVFARSGVDAPAKEITDAAGVGVGTLYRHFPKRSTLVVAVLEKEIDACADLAEELRDSLRPADALAGWVDRYIELVGTKRGLASALHSGIRPSVRWQTTSWIDSSRRWTRCWPQVPTTCGRTSARRCCCTGLPCCVSRCPGKGSTATGGWWMCSSTVCTSGPVARPTLLRDGERVVEGITAGDRVFPAP; from the coding sequence ATGCAGACGCACGAGGTCGACCCCGCCGCCGACGCCGGGCTTCGGCCGCGGCGCAAGCGCGCCGATGCGCAGCGCAACGTCGTCGCGCTGATCGATGCGGCAAGAATCGTCTTCGCGAGATCCGGGGTGGACGCGCCCGCCAAGGAGATCACCGACGCGGCCGGGGTCGGGGTGGGCACGCTCTACCGCCACTTTCCGAAGCGGTCCACCCTGGTGGTAGCTGTCCTCGAGAAGGAGATCGACGCCTGCGCGGACCTCGCCGAGGAGTTGCGGGACTCTCTTCGACCGGCCGACGCGCTGGCCGGGTGGGTCGACCGGTACATCGAACTCGTGGGCACCAAGCGAGGTCTCGCCTCGGCTCTGCACTCGGGGATCCGGCCTTCGGTTCGTTGGCAGACCACATCGTGGATCGACTCGAGCCGGCGGTGGACTCGCTGTTGGCCGCAGGTTCCGACGACCTGCGGGCGGACATCGGCGCGACGATGCTGTTGCACGGGATTGCCCTGTTGTGTCAGCCGGTGCCCGGGGAAGGGTTCGACTGCAACCGGCGGCTGGTGGATGTGTTCGTCGACGGTTTGTACGTCCGGCCCGGTGGCGCGTCCGACGCTTCTGCGTGACGGTGAACGGGTCGTCGAGGGAATAACGGCCGGCGACAGGGTGTTCCCTGCACCATGA
- a CDS encoding GyrI-like domain-containing protein encodes MSDKVDFKKTLDAYQARRGEFRILEVPPTRYLMVDGDGDPNSSPDFAAAIETLYPVAYKLKFASSRGLSRDYVVPPLEGRWWAEDMSVFTGARDKSRWSWTLMIMVPEWLPDDMITAAIATVGAKKPPPRLDDLRTATLDEGLCVQTLHLGSFDDEAPVLERMHHEFIPDNDLRMSGHHHEIYFSDFRKVAPEKLRTILRQPVERAQR; translated from the coding sequence GTGAGCGACAAGGTCGATTTCAAGAAGACACTCGACGCCTATCAGGCCAGGCGCGGCGAGTTCCGCATCCTCGAGGTGCCGCCCACGCGGTACCTCATGGTCGACGGCGACGGCGACCCGAACAGCTCCCCCGATTTCGCGGCCGCGATCGAGACCCTGTACCCGGTCGCCTACAAGCTCAAGTTCGCCAGCAGCCGCGGACTCTCACGCGACTACGTGGTCCCGCCGCTCGAAGGCCGATGGTGGGCCGAGGACATGAGCGTGTTCACCGGCGCCCGCGACAAGTCGCGGTGGAGCTGGACCCTCATGATCATGGTGCCGGAGTGGCTGCCCGACGACATGATCACCGCGGCAATCGCGACGGTGGGCGCGAAGAAGCCACCGCCCCGGCTCGATGACCTGCGCACCGCCACGCTCGACGAGGGGCTCTGCGTGCAGACCCTGCACCTCGGCTCCTTCGACGACGAGGCACCCGTCCTGGAGCGGATGCACCATGAGTTCATCCCGGACAACGACCTGCGCATGAGCGGACACCACCACGAGATCTACTTCAGCGACTTCCGCAAGGTGGCACCGGAGAAGCTCCGCACGATCCTGCGCCAGCCGGTCGAGAGGGCTCAGCGATAG
- a CDS encoding ArsR/SmtB family transcription factor, whose amino-acid sequence MNADKHSPIAEDQVRLVVEVFRMLADPTRIQLLWALTDTEMSVSELADVVGKPGPSVSQHLAKLRMARLVRTRRAGTTIYYSLENEHVQRLVTDAVFNAEHAGPGVPPHHRDDPTLRSVDPGVGREA is encoded by the coding sequence ATGAATGCAGATAAGCATTCACCGATCGCTGAAGACCAGGTGCGATTGGTGGTCGAGGTCTTCCGGATGCTTGCCGATCCAACCCGGATCCAGCTGCTGTGGGCGCTGACCGACACCGAGATGTCGGTCAGCGAACTCGCAGACGTGGTAGGCAAGCCCGGGCCCTCGGTGTCACAACATCTCGCCAAACTCCGGATGGCGCGGCTGGTCCGCACCCGACGCGCCGGGACCACGATCTACTACAGCCTCGAGAACGAACACGTCCAACGGCTCGTCACGGACGCGGTCTTCAACGCCGAGCACGCCGGGCCCGGCGTACCTCCACACCATCGCGACGACCCCACGCTGCGCTCCGTCGATCCGGGTGTCGGCCGCGAGGCCTGA
- a CDS encoding MarR family winged helix-turn-helix transcriptional regulator, with translation MPDELPALGVLMFVAHRSIERRVMARLADAGADDITLAQSRVVQRLAPEPMRLTDLAEQAGVTKQTAGGIVDQLEAAGYLMRVPDPSDRRARLVTLSDRGVELCEIAAQEVEAVEREWRDHLGADDYAALEKSLIRLREITDPYR, from the coding sequence ATGCCCGACGAACTGCCGGCCCTCGGCGTCCTGATGTTCGTGGCCCACCGGTCCATCGAACGGCGGGTGATGGCGCGTCTCGCCGACGCCGGGGCCGACGACATCACCCTCGCGCAGAGTCGCGTGGTTCAGCGGCTCGCACCCGAGCCGATGCGCCTGACCGATCTTGCCGAACAGGCGGGCGTCACCAAGCAGACCGCCGGTGGCATCGTCGACCAGCTCGAGGCCGCGGGTTACCTGATGCGGGTGCCGGATCCCTCGGATCGCCGGGCGCGACTGGTGACCCTCAGTGACCGCGGCGTCGAACTGTGTGAGATCGCCGCGCAGGAGGTCGAGGCCGTCGAGCGGGAATGGCGTGACCACCTGGGTGCCGACGACTATGCGGCGCTGGAGAAGTCGCTGATTCGTCTGCGTGAGATCACCGACCCCTATCGCTGA
- a CDS encoding fused (3R)-hydroxyacyl-ACP dehydratase subunits HadA/HadB, translating into MTQPPITEPTAGEAPDLEARVGHYYVLDGSYEVGREKVREYARAVQDYHPAHWEPEAAAALGYSGLAAPLTFTSIPAMAANRELFESVIVGYDTYVQTEQVFEQHRPIVAGDELVTDVELSSVRKVAGRELITVTNTMTDAAGEKVHTMHTTVVGVTADEVDPTLGPAVRKVMMHDVNIFSHEDTHHLYEKTVRPEGEIRVADGSARPSGARSFDELSVGDELPIHNARISRGDLVNYGGVAGDANPIHWDEAVAKLAGLPDVIAHGMLTMGLGAAFVASWSGDPGAVTRYSVRLSQTVPVSADNGGEIEFSGRIKSLDPETRTGVVIIVAKSGGRKVFGLATMNIRFS; encoded by the coding sequence ATGACCCAACCCCCGATCACGGAACCGACAGCCGGCGAGGCCCCCGACCTCGAGGCGCGCGTCGGCCACTATTACGTCCTCGACGGCTCCTATGAGGTCGGACGCGAGAAGGTCCGCGAATACGCCCGCGCGGTCCAGGACTACCACCCCGCCCACTGGGAGCCCGAAGCCGCTGCCGCTCTGGGATATTCGGGACTCGCCGCGCCGCTGACGTTCACCTCGATCCCGGCGATGGCCGCGAACCGCGAGCTGTTCGAGTCGGTGATCGTCGGCTACGACACCTACGTGCAGACCGAGCAGGTCTTCGAGCAGCACCGCCCGATCGTGGCCGGAGACGAGCTCGTCACCGATGTCGAACTGTCGAGCGTGCGCAAGGTCGCGGGCCGGGAACTGATCACGGTGACCAACACCATGACCGACGCCGCGGGCGAGAAGGTGCACACGATGCACACGACCGTCGTCGGCGTCACGGCCGACGAGGTCGATCCGACCCTCGGCCCGGCGGTGCGCAAGGTGATGATGCACGACGTCAACATCTTCAGCCACGAGGACACCCACCACCTGTACGAGAAGACAGTCCGGCCCGAGGGTGAGATCCGCGTCGCCGACGGCTCGGCGCGCCCGTCCGGCGCCCGGTCCTTCGACGAGCTGTCCGTCGGCGACGAACTGCCCATCCACAACGCCCGCATCTCGCGCGGCGACCTGGTCAACTACGGTGGCGTCGCCGGTGACGCCAACCCCATCCACTGGGACGAGGCGGTCGCTAAGCTCGCCGGGCTGCCCGACGTCATCGCGCACGGCATGCTCACCATGGGCCTCGGCGCGGCTTTCGTCGCCTCGTGGTCCGGCGACCCCGGCGCGGTCACCCGCTACTCGGTCCGGCTCTCGCAGACGGTCCCCGTCTCGGCCGACAACGGTGGCGAGATCGAGTTCAGCGGACGCATCAAGTCGCTGGACCCGGAGACCCGGACCGGCGTCGTGATCATCGTCGCGAAGTCGGGTGGCCGGAAGGTGTTCGGTCTCGCGACCATGAACATCCGCTTCTCCTGA